From a region of the Hippopotamus amphibius kiboko isolate mHipAmp2 chromosome 3, mHipAmp2.hap2, whole genome shotgun sequence genome:
- the LOC130847835 gene encoding olfactory receptor 1052-like yields the protein MAGWNHTGVKEFLLVGLTENPDLQTPLFLLFLLIYLITLVGNWGIIILIWINVLLHTPMYFFLNNLSFCDICYATVFAPKMLVNFLAKHKASTFSACVLQSFFFAMCVTIEVILLSMMAYDRYVAIANPLLYPVIMTQRVCIQMVLASYLGGLINSLTHTIGLLKLDFCGPNIVNHYFCDIPPLLRLSCSDSHKNEILLLIFSGIIVMFTFIIITVSYICIIIAIQRIHSVEGRHKAFSTCASHLIAVTLLCGSVSFSYIQPSSQYSLEQEKLSAVFYTSVIPMLNPLIYSMRNKDVKEAAKWSIWWKRTST from the coding sequence ATGGCAGGTTGGAATCATACAGGTGTGAAGGAATTCCTTCTGGTGGGATTAACTGAAAATCCTGATTTGCAGACCCCACTCTTTTTGCTGTTTCTCCTTATTTATCTTATCACACTGGTGGGGAACTGGGGGATAATCATCTTGATCTGGATAAATGTACTACTTCATACTCCAATGTATTTCTTCCTCAACAACCTCTCTTTTTGTGATATCTGCTACGCGACTGTCTTTGCTCCTAAAATGCTGGTCAATTTCCTTGCCAAACACAAGGCCAGCACATTTTCAGCCTGTGTTCTACAGAGTTTCTTCTTTGCCATGTGTGTAACCATAGAGGTCATCCTCCTGTCTATGATGGCTTATGACCGCTATGTAGCAATTGCTAACCCCTTGTTGTATCCAGTCATTATGACCCAAAGGGTTTGTATTCAGATGGTTCTTGCATCTTACTTGGGAGGGCTCATTAACTCCCTGACACACACAATAGGTTTGCTCAAATTAGACTTCTGTGGTCCTAACATTGTGAATCATTATTTCTGTGACATTCCCCCTCTTCTGAGGCTCTCTTGTTCAGATTCCCATAAAAATGAGATATTGCTTTTGATATTCTCTGGGATCATTGTaatgtttacatttattatcATCACAGTCTCTTACATTTGCATCATTATTGCCATCCAGAGAATCCACTCAGTTGAGGGGAGGCACAAAGCTTTCTCCACTTGTGCCTCACATCTGATTGCAGTGACTTTACTCTGTGGGTCTGTGTCCTTCAGTTACATCCAGCCAAGCTCTCAGTATTCCCTGGAACAGGAGAAGCTCTCTGCTGTGTTTTACACCTCTGTGATCCCGATGTTAAACCCACTGATTTATAGTATGAGGAATAAGGATGTGAAAGAAGCAGCAAAATGGTCAATATGGTGGAAGAGAACCTCCACTTGA